In a genomic window of Gemmatimonadaceae bacterium:
- the hutH gene encoding histidine ammonia-lyase, whose amino-acid sequence MTHEVVIDGNSLTVEQVSAVASDRARVTIAPRARQRAATTRGVVDRLVASGAVAYGVTTGFGKLSEVAIPADRLAELQVNLVRSHAAGVGDLLPEREVRAMMLLRANVIAKGYSGARIELAELLAGMLNAGLYPPVPEQGSVGASGDLAPLAHLALSLIGEGQLRRSTGTGARAGAGGLLDSVGGPADGMLRSSGLAPITLASKEGLTLINGTQAHTSIGALALVDARRLWRVAHIAGAMSLEALLGTPVAFDERIQTARGQVGQSVSAAYLRVLLAESEIRESHRYNDPRVQDAYALRCMPQVHGPVLDAIEFAAGVIGRELNAATDNPLVFDTGDLLSGGNFHGQSVAMALDFLAIALTNLATIAERRIDRLVNPDLNQGLPPFLTPDAGVNSGFMMAQVTAAAIASECKVLSHPASVDTIPTDGNKEDVVPMAMAAAWKLRRVVRNVRYVLAVELMCAAQGIDCRKPLKPGRGVVRAHEAVRQLVAPLERDRPLSADIERLALAIANDEIPGPPPPSPSNVRT is encoded by the coding sequence ATGACGCACGAGGTCGTCATCGACGGGAATTCCCTCACGGTCGAACAGGTGTCGGCCGTCGCGAGCGATCGCGCGCGCGTGACGATCGCACCCCGCGCCCGCCAGCGCGCGGCGACGACTCGCGGCGTGGTGGATCGCCTCGTCGCGAGCGGTGCGGTGGCGTACGGCGTGACAACGGGATTCGGCAAGCTGTCCGAGGTCGCGATCCCGGCGGATCGACTCGCCGAGCTCCAGGTGAATCTCGTACGCAGCCACGCGGCGGGCGTCGGCGATCTGCTCCCCGAGCGCGAAGTGCGGGCGATGATGCTCCTCCGCGCGAACGTGATCGCCAAGGGCTATTCTGGCGCGCGCATCGAGCTGGCGGAGCTGCTCGCCGGTATGCTGAACGCGGGGCTGTATCCGCCGGTGCCGGAGCAGGGCAGCGTGGGCGCGAGCGGTGACCTCGCTCCGCTCGCCCATCTGGCCCTGTCGCTGATCGGCGAAGGCCAACTGCGCCGCTCGACCGGAACGGGGGCGAGGGCGGGGGCGGGCGGTTTGCTCGATTCCGTGGGCGGCCCCGCCGACGGGATGCTCCGCTCGTCAGGGCTGGCGCCGATCACCCTCGCCAGCAAAGAAGGGCTCACGCTGATCAACGGCACGCAGGCGCATACGTCCATCGGCGCGCTGGCGCTCGTCGACGCGAGGCGCTTGTGGCGCGTCGCGCACATCGCGGGGGCGATGTCGCTCGAGGCGCTGCTCGGAACACCCGTCGCGTTCGACGAGCGGATTCAGACGGCGCGCGGCCAGGTGGGCCAGTCGGTCTCGGCGGCGTACCTTCGCGTGTTGCTCGCCGAGAGCGAGATTCGCGAGTCGCACCGCTACAACGACCCGCGCGTGCAGGACGCCTACGCGCTGCGCTGTATGCCGCAGGTTCACGGGCCCGTGCTCGACGCGATCGAGTTCGCGGCCGGCGTCATCGGCCGGGAGTTGAACGCGGCGACGGACAATCCGCTCGTGTTCGACACCGGCGATCTGCTCAGCGGCGGCAATTTTCACGGGCAGTCCGTCGCAATGGCGCTCGACTTTTTGGCGATCGCCTTGACCAACCTGGCGACGATCGCCGAGCGCCGCATCGACCGCCTCGTGAATCCCGACCTGAACCAGGGGCTGCCGCCGTTTCTCACGCCCGACGCCGGCGTCAATTCCGGTTTCATGATGGCGCAGGTCACCGCGGCGGCGATCGCGAGCGAATGCAAGGTGCTGTCGCACCCGGCGAGCGTCGATACCATCCCGACCGACGGCAACAAGGAGGACGTCGTGCCGATGGCGATGGCGGCGGCGTGGAAACTGCGGCGTGTCGTGCGGAACGTACGCTACGTGCTGGCGGTCGAGCTCATGTGCGCGGCGCAGGGGATCGATTGTCGAAAACCATTAAAACCGGGGCGCGGCGTGGTGCGCGCGCATGAGGCGGTAAGACAGCTCGTCGCGCCGCTCGAGCGAGACCGTCCGCTTTCCGCGGACATCGAACGGTTGGCGCTGGCGATCGCCAACGACGAAATCCCCGGGCCTCCGCCTCCTTCTCCATCGAACGTTCGGACGTGA
- the tatC gene encoding twin-arginine translocase subunit TatC: MPIPKSNNGEMPFLDHLEELRWRIIYSLLALAVSAGLGFWLAYQYDAIGLLARPILPLIPEHKLAMLHPSDGFTIILDTAMTFGFVLASPVILYQVWAFLAPALKPHEKRVGLGVLFSGLVLFASGAALAYFVVVPLALPWLFSFAGPSLVPLITAEDYFSFIFAMVLTFGVSFELPIVILALAALGIVTPAFLTKYRRHAIVLIVIVGAFLTPGDMVWTTIALSVPLYGLYELSVLAAYMIHRRKMRRREMMDAPPQGGLPA, from the coding sequence ATGCCGATTCCGAAGTCCAACAATGGTGAGATGCCGTTCCTCGACCACCTCGAGGAACTGCGGTGGCGAATCATCTATTCGCTGCTGGCGCTCGCCGTCTCCGCCGGGCTCGGGTTCTGGCTGGCGTATCAGTACGACGCGATCGGATTGCTCGCTCGTCCGATCCTGCCGCTGATTCCCGAGCACAAGCTCGCAATGCTCCATCCGAGCGACGGCTTCACGATCATCCTCGACACGGCGATGACGTTCGGCTTCGTGCTCGCGTCGCCGGTCATTCTGTATCAGGTCTGGGCCTTCCTCGCGCCCGCCCTCAAGCCGCACGAAAAGCGCGTCGGACTCGGCGTGTTGTTCAGCGGCTTGGTGCTGTTCGCCTCGGGCGCGGCGCTGGCGTATTTCGTCGTCGTCCCGCTCGCGCTGCCCTGGCTTTTCAGCTTCGCCGGGCCGTCGCTGGTGCCGCTGATCACGGCGGAAGATTATTTCAGCTTCATCTTTGCGATGGTGCTGACCTTTGGCGTGAGCTTCGAGCTGCCGATTGTCATCCTGGCGCTCGCCGCGCTCGGGATCGTCACGCCCGCCTTCCTCACGAAGTACCGGCGACACGCGATCGTCCTCATCGTCATCGTCGGCGCATTCCTCACGCCAGGCGACATGGTTTGGACGACGATCGCGCTCTCGGTGCCGCTGTACGGCCTCTATGAACTGAGTGTGCTCGCGGCGTACATGATCCATCGCCGCAAGATGCGCCGCCGCGAAATGATGGACGCTCCTCCGCAAGGCGGATTGCCCGCGTGA
- the hutU gene encoding urocanate hydratase, with product MTATIHETQAEKGHTAREVHAPRGSTLSCKGWQQEAALRMLMNNLDPEVAERPDDLVVYGGTGRAARSWEAFDAIVAALRKLESDETLLVQSGKPVGVFRTHTTAPRVLIANSNLVGRWANWEYFRELERAGLIMYGQMTAGSWIYIGSQGILQGTFETFGAVARTHFGGSLAGRFVLTAGLGGMGGAQPLAATMNGAAILGIDVDESRIDKRLETGYCDRKTADLDEALKWIGEAADEKRGLSVGLVGNAAEILPELVRRGVTPDVLTDQTSAHDTLNGYVPSGLSLAAAAELRRSDRAGYVARANASIVEHVRAMLAMKKRGAIAFDYGNNIRTVALDNGVADAFDIPGFVPEYVRPLFCEGKGPFRWVALSGDPRDLARTDELVLELFPRDEHLKRWITLARERVHFQGLPARICWLGQGERARFGVALNDLVAKGEISAPIVIGRDHLDTGSVASPFRETEAMRDGSDAIADWPILNALLNTASGASWVSFHHGGGVGIGNSLHAGQVIVADGTPEMRVRLERVLTNDPGIGVARHADAGYEIAVRTAAEQGIRLPMRG from the coding sequence ATGACGGCCACAATTCACGAAACGCAGGCGGAGAAGGGGCACACGGCGCGCGAGGTCCACGCGCCGCGCGGTTCCACGCTCTCGTGCAAGGGATGGCAGCAGGAGGCGGCGCTCCGCATGCTGATGAACAACCTCGACCCCGAGGTGGCTGAGCGGCCGGACGATCTCGTCGTGTACGGCGGCACGGGCAGAGCGGCTCGCAGTTGGGAAGCGTTCGACGCGATCGTCGCCGCGCTGCGAAAACTCGAGAGCGACGAGACGCTGCTCGTGCAGAGCGGCAAACCCGTCGGTGTGTTTCGCACGCACACGACCGCGCCCCGCGTTCTCATCGCCAACTCGAACCTCGTCGGCCGCTGGGCGAATTGGGAATACTTCCGCGAGCTCGAGCGCGCCGGGCTGATCATGTACGGCCAGATGACGGCCGGTTCGTGGATCTACATCGGATCGCAGGGGATCCTGCAGGGGACGTTCGAGACGTTCGGCGCCGTGGCGCGAACACATTTTGGCGGCTCGCTCGCCGGGCGCTTCGTGCTCACGGCGGGACTCGGCGGCATGGGCGGCGCGCAGCCGCTCGCCGCGACGATGAACGGCGCGGCGATCCTGGGCATCGACGTCGACGAGTCGCGTATCGACAAGCGTCTCGAAACCGGATACTGCGACCGCAAGACCGCCGACCTCGACGAGGCCCTGAAGTGGATTGGCGAGGCGGCCGACGAGAAGCGCGGCCTGTCGGTTGGTCTCGTCGGCAACGCGGCGGAGATCTTGCCCGAGCTGGTGCGGCGCGGCGTGACGCCCGACGTCCTCACCGACCAGACGAGCGCGCACGACACGCTCAACGGCTACGTCCCATCGGGACTCTCGCTCGCCGCGGCGGCGGAGCTGCGCCGTTCGGATCGGGCGGGATACGTTGCGCGCGCGAACGCATCGATCGTCGAGCACGTGCGCGCGATGTTGGCGATGAAGAAACGCGGCGCCATCGCGTTCGACTACGGCAACAACATCCGCACGGTGGCGCTCGACAACGGCGTCGCGGACGCGTTCGACATTCCGGGATTCGTGCCGGAATACGTGCGACCGCTGTTCTGCGAAGGGAAAGGGCCATTCCGCTGGGTAGCGCTGTCGGGAGATCCGCGCGACCTCGCGAGAACGGACGAGCTGGTGCTGGAGCTGTTCCCGCGCGACGAGCACTTGAAGCGCTGGATCACGCTGGCGCGTGAGCGCGTCCACTTTCAGGGGCTGCCGGCGCGCATCTGCTGGCTCGGTCAGGGAGAGCGGGCGCGGTTCGGCGTGGCGCTCAACGACCTCGTCGCCAAGGGCGAGATTTCGGCGCCGATCGTGATCGGCCGCGACCATCTCGACACCGGCAGCGTCGCGTCGCCGTTCCGCGAGACGGAGGCGATGCGCGACGGCAGTGACGCGATCGCGGATTGGCCGATCTTGAATGCGTTGCTCAACACGGCCAGCGGCGCGTCGTGGGTCTCGTTCCATCACGGCGGCGGCGTTGGAATCGGCAACTCGCTCCACGCCGGCCAGGTGATCGTCGCCGACGGAACGCCCGAGATGCGTGTTCGCCTCGAGCGCGTGCTCACCAACGATCCCGGCATCGGCGTGGCACGCCACGCGGACGCCGGCTACGAGATCGCGGTGCGCACCGCCGCGGAGCAGGGGATTCGTTTGCCGATGCGCGGCTGA
- a CDS encoding putative LPS assembly protein LptD, with product MREALAGAILIASAAGSLHAQIIPRLPGGRGAQPAPRDTIKDTTRIRFATPDSVGQRLLQMPGFTVTRYQGDTAVFNAQNHALDLLAGPPIKQLGDTSKKPGKRRLAAVDRDQQIIQSDSGIYYTESNHRVVSGGAYIVVPPPKSNQADIVGHGRLDYNLTQRTARITNARLPVNNGEMWYMDIALAEVMQDTSGKGVTVWGKGAIATSCPDSIPDYHFELGETKRTSDNTIAGRPAVLYIKDVPVLWLPFFFSDTKGGRHSGIITPQFGLGDIVRNSSTYRRHVDHAGYYWAASDYMDFATWLDWRSSAGSTQGDPGWLRLNTDMNYRWLDRFLNGRVGVAYTTQRDGSTNTAVSWNHQQEFSKDSHVQANLNFVTSTALQRQNTFNPYTALATIASALAYQTKFGPASVTVGGTRTQYPGRQQIDQTVPTVTLTSTPITLGDFFSWTPGFSYSQHDVLKIDQPGIGAFVFTTNPVTGLRDSSLSKDRSSRDETMTIGAPIQIFGWSLNNSVNIHYTRQNFPQLFSIYDVETGQVTATRIFANTYQSQVDWNPDFRLPSIWQNKLNITPSISLQNADPGPYWVASERTNGVYVSQTKRITAGLSAAPTLFGLFRGFGPFQRIRHSITPTIGWTYGPKADVSDEYLAALGRTRANSFVNLPLNNVNFGLTQLFQAKLRSRNDSNPDGGTKIDLLAISMTPLSYDFSRAQEADHRGLKNWRTSGFTTDTWGYSLRSDLLPGFDFSSQYSLFLGSTLSDTAEFKPYLTSISASFTLSRDQNPLQTFRKLFGAPPPTDSAKKAAALDDASRIRAENAAAQPVAGTVRGPERFLNQTSGWRARFDLTRSSPRPPKPGSTNVINFDPQAQCAQIAGSNPLLFDACVNAKRLQPTTEQPVTSLTAGGPAYIIPPTTNITSDIGFNLTPHWGAHWTTSYDLEHHAFASQNVQLQRDLHDWEALFGYTQSPNGNFAFTFTIRLKADPDIKVDYNRATVRSGVF from the coding sequence ATGCGGGAGGCGCTTGCCGGCGCGATTCTCATCGCGTCGGCCGCCGGCTCGCTTCATGCCCAGATCATCCCGCGGCTCCCAGGCGGCCGCGGTGCGCAGCCCGCGCCGCGCGACACGATCAAGGACACCACTCGAATCAGGTTTGCGACGCCCGACAGCGTCGGCCAGCGCTTGCTGCAGATGCCGGGCTTCACCGTCACGCGATATCAGGGCGACACGGCGGTGTTCAACGCGCAAAACCACGCGCTCGACCTGCTCGCCGGCCCACCGATCAAGCAGCTGGGCGATACGAGCAAGAAACCCGGCAAGAGACGGCTCGCGGCCGTCGATCGCGACCAGCAGATCATCCAGAGCGACAGCGGCATCTACTACACCGAGTCGAACCACAGAGTGGTGTCGGGCGGCGCGTACATCGTCGTGCCGCCGCCCAAGAGCAACCAGGCGGACATCGTCGGCCATGGTCGGCTCGACTACAACCTGACGCAGCGCACGGCGCGCATCACCAACGCGCGTCTGCCGGTGAACAACGGCGAGATGTGGTACATGGACATCGCGCTCGCCGAGGTGATGCAGGATACGTCGGGGAAGGGAGTGACGGTGTGGGGAAAGGGCGCCATCGCCACCAGCTGCCCGGACTCGATTCCCGATTACCACTTCGAGCTCGGCGAGACAAAACGGACGTCGGACAATACGATCGCGGGCCGTCCGGCGGTGCTCTACATCAAGGACGTGCCCGTTCTCTGGCTGCCGTTTTTCTTCAGCGACACGAAGGGCGGGCGACACAGCGGCATCATCACGCCGCAGTTCGGGCTCGGCGACATCGTGCGAAACAGCTCGACGTACCGGCGGCACGTGGACCACGCGGGATACTACTGGGCGGCGAGCGACTACATGGATTTCGCGACGTGGCTCGACTGGCGGAGCTCCGCCGGCTCGACCCAAGGCGATCCCGGGTGGCTCAGGCTCAACACCGACATGAACTACCGCTGGCTCGACCGATTCCTCAACGGTCGCGTCGGCGTCGCGTACACGACGCAGCGCGACGGTTCGACGAACACGGCGGTCAGCTGGAATCACCAACAAGAGTTCTCGAAAGACAGCCACGTCCAGGCCAACCTGAACTTCGTCACGAGCACGGCACTCCAGCGGCAGAACACCTTCAACCCGTACACCGCGCTCGCCACGATCGCTTCCGCGCTCGCCTACCAGACGAAGTTTGGTCCCGCATCGGTCACCGTCGGCGGAACGCGCACGCAGTATCCCGGCCGCCAGCAGATCGATCAAACCGTTCCGACGGTCACCCTCACGTCGACGCCGATCACGCTCGGCGATTTCTTCAGCTGGACCCCGGGGTTCAGCTACTCGCAGCACGACGTGTTGAAGATCGACCAACCGGGCATCGGAGCGTTCGTCTTCACGACGAACCCCGTGACGGGCCTGCGCGACAGCTCACTCTCGAAGGATCGCAGCTCGCGCGACGAGACCATGACCATCGGGGCGCCGATTCAGATCTTCGGCTGGTCGCTCAACAATTCGGTCAACATCCACTACACGCGCCAGAATTTCCCGCAGCTGTTCTCGATCTACGACGTCGAAACGGGGCAAGTCACCGCGACGCGCATCTTCGCCAACACGTACCAGAGCCAGGTGGACTGGAATCCGGATTTCAGACTGCCGTCGATCTGGCAGAACAAGCTCAACATCACGCCGTCGATCAGCCTGCAGAACGCCGATCCCGGGCCGTACTGGGTCGCGTCCGAACGGACGAACGGCGTCTACGTGAGTCAGACGAAACGAATCACGGCCGGTCTGAGCGCGGCACCCACGCTCTTCGGATTGTTCCGCGGCTTCGGGCCGTTCCAGCGAATCCGCCATTCGATCACTCCGACCATCGGCTGGACGTACGGCCCGAAGGCCGACGTGAGCGACGAATACCTCGCCGCGCTCGGACGAACGCGGGCGAACTCGTTCGTCAACCTGCCGTTGAACAACGTGAACTTCGGCCTCACGCAGCTCTTCCAGGCCAAGCTGCGTTCACGGAACGATTCCAACCCCGACGGCGGGACGAAGATCGACTTGCTGGCCATCTCCATGACGCCCCTCAGCTACGATTTTTCGCGCGCGCAAGAAGCGGATCATCGCGGTCTGAAGAACTGGAGAACGTCGGGATTCACGACGGACACCTGGGGCTACTCGCTCCGCTCCGACCTGCTCCCCGGCTTCGACTTCTCCAGCCAATACTCGCTCTTCCTCGGCAGCACGCTGAGTGACACGGCGGAGTTCAAGCCGTACCTCACGTCGATCTCGGCATCGTTCACGTTGAGCCGCGACCAGAACCCGCTGCAGACGTTCCGCAAGTTGTTCGGCGCGCCGCCGCCGACGGATTCGGCGAAAAAAGCCGCCGCGCTCGACGATGCCTCCAGAATACGGGCGGAAAACGCCGCGGCGCAGCCGGTCGCCGGCACGGTGCGCGGGCCGGAGCGCTTTCTCAACCAGACATCCGGTTGGCGCGCGCGATTCGACCTCACGCGTTCGAGCCCACGTCCGCCGAAGCCCGGCTCGACCAACGTCATCAACTTCGATCCGCAGGCGCAGTGCGCGCAGATCGCGGGTTCGAATCCTCTGTTGTTCGATGCGTGCGTCAACGCGAAACGCTTGCAGCCGACGACCGAGCAGCCGGTGACGTCGCTGACGGCGGGCGGCCCCGCGTACATCATCCCGCCGACGACCAACATCACGTCCGACATCGGGTTCAACCTGACGCCGCATTGGGGCGCGCACTGGACGACCAGCTACGATCTCGAGCACCACGCGTTCGCCAGCCAGAACGTGCAATTGCAGCGCGACCTGCACGACTGGGAAGCCCTCTTCGGCTACACGCAGTCGCCGAACGGCAACTTCGCCTTCACGTTCACCATCCGGCTGAAGGCGGACCCCGACATCAAGGTCGACTACAACCGCGCGACGGTGCGGTCAGGCGTGTTCTGA
- a CDS encoding tetratricopeptide repeat protein: MRLHPSLRIIAPVAAFAATGCLATQGSIQTLQEEIRASRSTLSQSDSAILRAEDARRREIAALAATVERLNDSVKVLSTKLAQFQANAAGQFDAMGQQVIKIQAILGQNTRDLQEARTQLRAVAEQGGTGGGGGGASAPAPAPTPGSNPDTTQRAPNGMPGPATMFTSAIEEYRKGNYRTARSGFEDLIKNYPDFDQNAHAQLYIGDAFKAEGNTAAADSVYQLVETRYANSPDVAGALWRRGKMLWDANKKGEARIVLNRLITKYPQSDEAALAKDLLSPSE; encoded by the coding sequence ATGCGCCTACATCCGTCGCTTCGAATAATCGCTCCCGTCGCCGCGTTTGCGGCGACGGGCTGTCTCGCCACGCAAGGCAGCATTCAGACGCTCCAGGAAGAGATTCGTGCGTCGCGCTCCACGCTCAGTCAAAGCGATAGCGCGATCCTGCGCGCCGAAGACGCGCGCCGTCGTGAGATCGCCGCGCTCGCCGCGACCGTCGAGCGACTGAATGATTCCGTGAAGGTGCTGTCGACCAAGCTCGCGCAGTTCCAAGCGAACGCGGCCGGACAGTTCGATGCGATGGGCCAGCAGGTCATCAAGATCCAGGCGATCCTGGGTCAGAACACACGCGATCTCCAGGAGGCGCGGACGCAGCTCCGCGCAGTCGCCGAGCAAGGCGGCACGGGCGGAGGCGGCGGCGGGGCCAGTGCGCCGGCGCCGGCACCGACTCCCGGTTCGAACCCCGATACGACGCAGCGTGCTCCGAACGGCATGCCTGGTCCCGCGACGATGTTCACATCCGCGATCGAGGAATACCGCAAGGGCAACTATCGAACGGCGCGCTCGGGCTTCGAGGACCTGATTAAGAATTACCCCGATTTTGACCAGAACGCGCACGCGCAGCTCTACATTGGAGATGCGTTCAAGGCCGAGGGGAACACGGCGGCCGCGGATTCAGTATACCAGCTCGTCGAGACGAGATACGCGAACAGCCCGGACGTAGCCGGCGCACTATGGCGACGCGGTAAGATGCTATGGGACGCCAACAAGAAGGGTGAAGCGCGGATCGTTCTCAACCGGCTGATCACCAAGTATCCTCAATCAGACGAAGCCGCCCTCGCCAAGGATCTCCTGAGCCCGAGCGAGTAG
- a CDS encoding radical SAM protein, whose protein sequence is MLSARFRPWHVALFLGKYAWLTARRRPILVHFEVTLRCNARCSFCDYWTTDPSARASELKSYADAARFFNPMLVTFTGGEPTLRRDLEDLVAGVAGAISLKYITLITHGAMLTIDRAQSLWDAGVNQFNISLDYLDERHDQARGIPGLTARILSTVPAMRERGIDGIRFNTVIKKDNLDQILPIVARAQELGAGVNFSVYTDAKNGNTQYLIGDQEMAQADEVVRELLAFKRRRRGVITNSDYYLEQIPRYLRGEMREPCRSGIRTIHIDPAGQVKRCPDFPTDFHWRDFRNYKPVDCNACYYACRGEAQAPLRLSRIRDVMA, encoded by the coding sequence GTGCTGTCCGCGCGCTTTCGGCCCTGGCACGTCGCGCTCTTCCTCGGGAAGTACGCGTGGCTCACCGCGCGCCGGCGCCCCATTCTCGTGCATTTCGAGGTCACGCTGCGGTGCAACGCGCGGTGCTCGTTCTGCGACTACTGGACGACCGACCCCTCGGCGCGTGCGTCGGAGTTGAAGAGCTACGCCGACGCGGCGCGGTTCTTCAATCCGATGCTCGTCACGTTCACGGGCGGCGAGCCCACGCTTCGGCGCGACCTCGAGGATTTGGTCGCCGGCGTCGCCGGCGCGATCTCGCTCAAATACATCACGCTCATCACGCACGGCGCGATGCTCACGATCGACCGCGCCCAATCGCTCTGGGACGCGGGAGTGAACCAATTCAACATTTCGCTCGACTACCTCGACGAGCGGCACGACCAAGCCCGCGGCATTCCCGGACTCACCGCGCGCATTCTGTCCACCGTCCCGGCGATGCGAGAGCGTGGGATCGACGGTATCCGGTTCAACACGGTCATCAAGAAGGACAATCTCGATCAGATCCTGCCGATCGTCGCTCGCGCGCAGGAGCTCGGCGCCGGTGTGAACTTCAGCGTCTACACCGACGCGAAGAACGGAAACACCCAATATCTCATCGGCGATCAGGAAATGGCGCAGGCCGACGAGGTCGTGCGCGAGTTGCTGGCGTTCAAGCGCCGCCGGCGCGGCGTCATTACGAACTCCGACTACTACCTCGAGCAGATTCCTCGCTACTTGCGCGGCGAGATGCGCGAGCCGTGTCGATCTGGGATACGAACGATTCACATCGATCCGGCCGGCCAGGTGAAACGCTGCCCGGATTTTCCGACCGACTTTCACTGGCGCGATTTCCGGAACTACAAGCCGGTCGACTGCAACGCGTGTTATTACGCGTGCCGCGGTGAAGCGCAGGCCCCGCTCCGCCTGTCCCGCATTCGAGACGTGATGGCATGA
- the hutI gene encoding imidazolonepropionase, with protein MNETSAAARETLIFANAAQVVTCRGPARARRGPEMSDAAIRTEVAVAVEGDRIAAVERLADLRARFPRAREIDCRGGVLMPGLVDSHTHGVFGRPRYDEPEMRAAGLDYMEIARRGGGIHSSVRDLRARSEDELFDLANKRLRRLMAHGTTTIEVKSGYGLTLEDELKTLRVIGRLRSELPARIVPTFLGAHEIPLDHRGSAADRRRYVDILIREMIPVVSREGLARFADVFCETGVYTVDESREILLAARNAGLLVKLHADELTSSGGAELAAELGAVSADHLAAISDAGIDALSRGPTVATLLPGTMLFLGKTKHAPARRLMEKGIPIALATDYNPGTSPTSNLPLVLTLGVSQLKMSVAEVTLAATINGAAALSMADQIGQVEPGYLADLALFDVPDLRAVPYWYGDNFCSATFVGGKPCHSST; from the coding sequence ATGAACGAGACGTCCGCCGCCGCCCGCGAAACGCTGATCTTCGCGAACGCCGCGCAGGTCGTCACCTGCCGCGGCCCTGCTCGCGCGCGGCGCGGCCCCGAGATGTCCGACGCCGCGATTCGCACCGAGGTCGCCGTCGCCGTCGAGGGAGACCGCATCGCCGCGGTCGAGCGGCTCGCCGACCTCCGGGCGCGGTTCCCACGCGCTCGAGAGATCGATTGCCGCGGAGGCGTTCTGATGCCGGGTCTGGTCGATTCACACACACACGGCGTGTTCGGCAGGCCGCGCTACGACGAGCCCGAGATGCGCGCCGCAGGACTGGACTACATGGAGATCGCGCGGCGGGGTGGGGGGATCCATTCGTCGGTGCGCGACCTTCGGGCGCGCTCGGAGGACGAGCTCTTCGACCTCGCCAACAAGCGCCTGCGTCGTCTCATGGCGCACGGCACGACGACGATCGAAGTGAAGTCGGGCTACGGGCTCACGCTCGAGGACGAGCTCAAAACGCTGCGCGTGATCGGGCGGCTTCGGAGCGAACTGCCCGCCCGCATCGTGCCGACGTTCCTCGGCGCGCACGAGATCCCGCTCGATCATCGCGGGTCGGCCGCGGACCGGCGGCGCTATGTGGATATTCTCATTCGTGAAATGATACCCGTTGTGTCGCGCGAAGGCCTCGCGCGATTTGCCGACGTCTTTTGCGAAACGGGGGTCTACACCGTCGACGAGAGCCGCGAAATCCTGTTGGCGGCGCGGAACGCGGGCCTTTTGGTGAAGCTGCACGCTGACGAGCTGACGTCGTCCGGCGGAGCGGAGCTGGCGGCGGAGCTTGGGGCGGTCTCCGCCGACCATCTGGCGGCCATCTCGGACGCCGGGATCGACGCCCTGTCGCGGGGGCCAACCGTCGCTACTCTGTTGCCGGGGACGATGCTGTTCTTGGGCAAAACCAAACACGCCCCAGCGCGCCGGCTCATGGAAAAGGGAATCCCTATTGCGCTCGCAACTGATTATAACCCAGGCACTTCGCCCACTTCGAACCTACCGCTCGTGCTGACCCTCGGGGTCAGCCAGCTCAAGATGAGCGTGGCCGAGGTGACCCTGGCGGCGACGATAAATGGGGCCGCGGCTCTGTCCATGGCGGACCAAATCGGACAGGTCGAGCCGGGCTATCTCGCTGACCTGGCATTGTTTGACGTTCCTGACCTTCGAGCCGTCCCATATTGGTATGGCGACAACTTTTGCTCCGCCACCTTCGTGGGGGGCAAACCTTGTCATTCAAGCACTTAG
- the pal gene encoding peptidoglycan-associated lipoprotein Pal, translated as MTSSLRIAGVATAVLSIAALNACHHNPPASVPAPVTQASGPNADSIRRAQEDAARRAAEDAARRRAADSAAAAEAARRAAAARGSLAAALTAMVHFDYDQAELRAEDRSILDAKVPILQANSGVTIQVAGHTDERGSDEYNLALGQRRAAAVKAYLVQHGVADSRISTVSYGEEHPIAQGADESAWAQNRRAEFAITAGANNLRSP; from the coding sequence ATGACGAGTTCTCTCCGAATCGCGGGTGTGGCGACGGCGGTGCTGTCGATCGCCGCGCTCAATGCGTGTCACCACAACCCTCCGGCGTCAGTGCCGGCGCCGGTGACTCAGGCCTCAGGACCCAACGCCGACAGCATTCGTAGAGCACAGGAGGACGCCGCGCGTCGCGCCGCCGAGGATGCCGCGCGCCGCCGCGCCGCCGATAGTGCCGCGGCCGCGGAAGCCGCTCGGCGGGCAGCCGCGGCTCGCGGCTCCTTGGCCGCGGCCCTGACCGCAATGGTTCACTTCGACTACGATCAGGCCGAGCTTCGCGCCGAGGACCGATCGATTTTGGATGCGAAGGTGCCGATCCTGCAGGCGAATTCCGGCGTGACGATCCAGGTTGCGGGCCACACGGATGAGCGGGGTTCCGATGAGTACAACCTCGCGCTCGGGCAGCGTCGCGCCGCCGCCGTGAAGGCGTACCTCGTTCAACACGGGGTCGCCGACTCGCGCATTTCCACGGTGAGCTACGGCGAGGAGCATCCAATCGCGCAGGGAGCCGACGAATCGGCCTGGGCACAGAATCGTCGCGCGGAGTTCGCGATCACGGCCGGCGCCAACAATCTGCGTTCCCCCTGA